A genomic window from Synechococcus sp. CBW1107 includes:
- a CDS encoding pitrilysin family protein, with product MSHSTPLPPLPQPERFELPGGCPVSVLRREGPAILSARLWIRGGSAADPPGQRGRAQLLAGLLSRGCGDLSGDQLADLVEGLGDELRCEASEDALVISLKCASDDAPALLPLLRVMVQRPWLDPDQSSLERQLNLQTLARLREDPFQQAHDQLRSHLYGQGPYGHDPLGVETELAGLDRPQLLDAAGDLGSQGAALVLVGRPPHALEELLQPHGSPAWTSRSPSLLSGPEAANVPGLVLEEQDTEQLVLMLGAATVPLADPRSLALRLLQCHLGVGMSSRLFVALREDRGLAYDVGVHAPARCGAAPFVFHLSSSAERAAEATRELLSEWQRLLDQPLSGEELALAIAKFRGASAAGRQTCGQIADRQAMVLGHGLGWSYADESLERAGSLTPESLLSVARQLLSRPSLSLCGPPQALRAAAKIWGAHPLGRPSGVQALS from the coding sequence ATGAGTCACTCCACCCCCCTTCCCCCCCTGCCCCAGCCCGAGCGCTTCGAGCTGCCCGGCGGCTGTCCGGTGTCGGTGCTGCGTCGCGAGGGTCCGGCGATCCTCTCCGCCAGGCTCTGGATCCGTGGCGGCAGCGCCGCCGATCCCCCTGGCCAGCGCGGACGGGCCCAGCTTCTGGCAGGCCTGCTCAGCCGTGGCTGCGGTGACCTCAGTGGTGACCAGCTGGCTGATCTGGTGGAGGGCCTGGGTGATGAACTCCGTTGCGAAGCGAGCGAAGACGCCCTGGTGATCAGTCTGAAATGCGCCAGCGACGATGCCCCCGCCCTGCTGCCGCTGCTGAGGGTCATGGTGCAGCGCCCCTGGCTCGATCCCGATCAGAGCAGCCTGGAGCGGCAGCTCAACCTGCAGACCCTCGCTCGCCTGCGCGAAGACCCCTTCCAGCAGGCCCACGATCAGCTGCGGTCCCACCTGTATGGCCAGGGCCCCTACGGCCATGACCCCCTGGGTGTGGAGACGGAGCTGGCCGGGTTGGATCGTCCCCAGCTGCTCGATGCCGCCGGGGACCTGGGGAGCCAGGGGGCGGCCCTGGTGCTGGTGGGCAGGCCACCCCATGCCCTCGAGGAGTTGCTGCAACCCCACGGCAGCCCTGCCTGGACCAGCCGATCACCGTCGCTGCTGAGCGGTCCGGAGGCGGCGAACGTGCCCGGCCTCGTGCTCGAGGAGCAGGACACCGAGCAGCTGGTGCTGATGCTCGGGGCCGCCACGGTGCCCCTGGCCGATCCCCGCTCCCTGGCCCTGCGACTGCTGCAGTGCCATCTGGGAGTGGGCATGTCGAGCCGGCTGTTCGTGGCCCTGAGGGAAGACCGCGGACTGGCCTATGACGTGGGCGTCCACGCCCCGGCCCGCTGTGGCGCTGCCCCCTTCGTGTTCCACCTCTCCAGTTCCGCCGAGCGGGCGGCGGAGGCCACCAGGGAGCTGCTTTCGGAGTGGCAGCGGCTGCTGGATCAGCCCCTCAGCGGTGAGGAACTGGCCCTGGCGATCGCCAAGTTCCGCGGCGCCTCCGCCGCCGGCCGGCAGACCTGCGGCCAGATCGCCGATCGTCAGGCGATGGTGCTGGGCCATGGCCTGGGCTGGTCCTACGCCGATGAGTCGCTGGAGCGGGCCGGCAGTCTCACCCCCGAGAGCCTGCTCAGCGTGGCCCGCCAACTGCTCAGCCGGCCCAGCCTGAGCCTCTGCGGACCGCCCCAGGCCCTTCGGGCCGCGGCGAAGATCTGGGGCGCTCACCCCCTGGGCCGCCCCTCGGGAGTGCAGGCACTGAGCTGA
- the lspA gene encoding signal peptidase II, with protein MSGAGSSGRRLAWTVAGLVVLLDQLSKAWATAALPSGLAEPLIPGLLRLRLVFNTGAAFSLLTGHTVWLGVVSLVVALLLVIWIQRHPSLPRWQRLGLGSLLGGAVGNGLDRWRIGGVVDFLELVPVQFPVFNLADVAINLAVLCLILDLWEGRQRERR; from the coding sequence ATGAGCGGGGCGGGGAGCTCCGGCCGCCGCCTCGCCTGGACCGTGGCGGGGTTGGTGGTGCTGCTCGATCAGCTCAGCAAGGCGTGGGCCACGGCCGCTTTGCCCTCGGGCCTGGCCGAACCGCTGATCCCGGGGCTCCTGCGGTTGCGGCTGGTGTTCAACACCGGCGCCGCCTTCAGCCTGCTCACCGGCCACACCGTCTGGCTGGGGGTGGTGAGTCTGGTGGTGGCTCTGCTGCTGGTGATCTGGATCCAGCGCCATCCGTCTCTGCCACGCTGGCAGCGTCTTGGACTCGGATCGTTGCTGGGGGGGGCCGTGGGCAATGGTCTCGACCGCTGGCGGATCGGTGGAGTGGTCGATTTTCTCGAGCTGGTTCCCGTCCAGTTCCCCGTGTTCAACCTCGCCGATGTGGCGATCAACCTGGCGGTGCTCTGCCTGATCCTGGACCTCTGGGAGGGACGCCAGCGTGAGCGCCGTTGA
- a CDS encoding biotin transporter BioY, whose product MRALANWSGALVGLLLIIMGGLIQAAVPLPLAGGGLRLLDLPVTAQVPALLLTALVCGPRPALLAAVAYLSLGLLVLPVFHSGGGMAYLLDPGFGYLAGFVPAAWVTGRLARQEGMGELLRLLGAAFFGLVVIQLSGIANLLLGALAGRWANGLPDLLVAYSLGPLLPQLLLCCGVAVLAWPLRRLLLVEP is encoded by the coding sequence TTGCGGGCCTTAGCCAACTGGAGTGGAGCCCTCGTGGGGCTTCTGCTGATCATCATGGGGGGTCTGATCCAGGCCGCTGTTCCCCTGCCCCTGGCCGGTGGAGGGCTGCGCCTGCTCGATCTGCCCGTCACCGCCCAGGTGCCGGCTCTGTTGCTCACGGCCCTGGTCTGCGGCCCCAGGCCGGCCCTGCTGGCGGCGGTCGCCTACCTCAGCCTCGGTCTGCTGGTGCTGCCGGTGTTCCACTCCGGGGGTGGCATGGCTTACCTGCTGGATCCCGGCTTCGGCTACCTGGCTGGATTCGTGCCGGCGGCCTGGGTGACCGGGCGGCTGGCGCGCCAGGAGGGGATGGGTGAGCTCCTGCGCTTGCTGGGAGCGGCCTTCTTCGGGCTTGTGGTCATTCAGCTCAGTGGCATCGCCAACCTCCTGCTCGGGGCTCTGGCGGGCCGATGGGCCAATGGGCTGCCCGACCTGCTGGTCGCCTACAGCCTCGGACCGCTGCTGCCCCAGCTGCTCCTCTGCTGCGGGGTGGCGGTGCTGGCCTGGCCCCTGCGGCGCCTCCTGCTGGTGGAACCATGA
- a CDS encoding NAD(P)H dehydrogenase assembly family protein, translating into MSSLDLPTDHCADPMAEPPEPQPTDPKSTPAGEPGRAPFSVGDWVRIKDRITYLKTADPMPMLRPPDLVDGDEAGQVMALRAINQLAVRFRRGTFLLGADQLSACTPEGRPRG; encoded by the coding sequence ATGAGCTCCCTCGATCTGCCCACCGATCACTGCGCCGACCCCATGGCCGAACCGCCGGAGCCTCAGCCGACGGACCCGAAGTCCACTCCAGCCGGTGAGCCCGGACGGGCCCCATTCAGCGTCGGGGACTGGGTCCGGATCAAGGACCGGATCACCTACCTCAAAACCGCCGATCCGATGCCGATGCTGCGCCCCCCCGATCTGGTCGATGGCGATGAAGCCGGCCAGGTGATGGCCCTGCGGGCGATCAACCAACTGGCGGTGCGCTTCCGGCGAGGCACGTTCCTGCTGGGTGCCGATCAGCTCAGTGCCTGCACTCCCGAGGGGCGGCCCAGGGGGTGA
- a CDS encoding transglycosylase domain-containing protein: MSAVEALKRALVALESPATAQVEIHLNGQPPRRMVLHGRTVRLGRDPGLELSLDHPAVSKHHARLEAVGHHWLLRDSGSTNGLFWRGRRIRDLLLRDGDVVRFGPPEEPGLPELVFKRKPIPLGPRLARGLTLVLGGLGSGGLLLLALASLWTPVRGSLAPVRGPLALYDRLNRPLSSADSSEHRENDALSDFPPALVDALLASEDSRFWWHPGVDPIGTARALATNVLGGRVLEGGSTLTQQLARSLYPEQVGQGETLIRKWRELLVALQLEARFSKGDLLLSYLNRVYLGVGWGFEDAARHYFAKPAAQLSLEEAALLVGLLPSPNGHDPCVNPQAALEARNVVLLKMADSGRLSADRARRSRRSPIQLGSQACRSGTSRPAPYYTDQVRLDLERLLGPDVAAEGNFLVETHLDPPVQAVVERELRRRLAASAALGVSEGAVVLLDSRSGGVIAIAGGRDYRTSQYNRASQALRQPGSTFKLFTYLAALQRGARPGDAISCSPLSWRGQSFSSGCGGSLSLRQAFASSSNTAALRLARRVGLEAVVQQAQDLGISSNLSPVPGLTLGQSEVRLIELTAAYAAVANGGVWHAPSTIRRLTDAETCAGLESERCRQLRNKGGQPNRAIQPGRSVLKPEVARSMQGLLQAVVRSGTGRAAYLGGDEGGKTGTTNGARDLLFIGSEPSRHWVMGVWLGNDDNSPTRSSSALAAGLWGDIMRQATPSRGTPAAKP, from the coding sequence GTGAGCGCCGTTGAGGCCCTGAAACGGGCGCTGGTGGCGCTGGAGAGCCCGGCGACCGCTCAGGTCGAGATCCATCTGAACGGTCAGCCCCCGCGCCGGATGGTCCTCCACGGCAGGACGGTGCGCCTCGGCAGGGATCCTGGTCTGGAGCTGAGCCTCGACCATCCTGCTGTCAGCAAGCACCACGCCCGGCTCGAAGCGGTGGGACACCACTGGTTGCTCCGGGACAGCGGCTCCACCAACGGACTGTTCTGGCGCGGCCGGCGGATCCGGGACCTGCTGCTGCGGGATGGCGATGTGGTCCGCTTCGGTCCCCCCGAGGAGCCGGGGTTGCCCGAGCTGGTGTTCAAGCGCAAGCCCATCCCGCTGGGCCCGCGGCTTGCCCGCGGCCTCACCCTGGTGCTGGGCGGCCTGGGTTCCGGAGGTCTGCTGCTTCTGGCTCTGGCCTCCCTGTGGACTCCGGTGCGGGGCAGCCTGGCGCCGGTGCGCGGCCCCCTCGCCCTCTACGACCGCCTGAACCGGCCCCTCAGTTCCGCCGACTCCAGCGAACACCGGGAAAACGATGCCCTCTCTGATTTTCCGCCGGCCCTGGTGGATGCGCTCCTCGCCAGTGAGGACAGCCGCTTCTGGTGGCACCCCGGGGTGGATCCGATCGGCACGGCCCGGGCCCTGGCCACCAACGTGCTCGGAGGTCGGGTTCTGGAGGGTGGGAGCACCCTCACCCAGCAACTGGCCCGCAGTCTCTACCCCGAGCAGGTGGGCCAGGGTGAAACGCTGATCCGCAAGTGGCGGGAGCTGCTGGTGGCCCTGCAGCTCGAGGCCCGGTTCAGCAAGGGCGATCTGCTGCTGAGTTATCTGAACCGGGTGTATCTGGGGGTGGGTTGGGGCTTCGAAGATGCTGCCCGCCACTACTTCGCCAAGCCGGCGGCCCAGCTCAGCCTTGAGGAGGCGGCCCTGCTCGTGGGCCTGCTGCCCTCCCCCAACGGCCATGATCCCTGCGTCAACCCCCAGGCGGCCCTGGAGGCCAGGAACGTCGTGCTGCTGAAGATGGCCGACAGCGGCCGTCTCAGTGCCGACCGGGCCCGCCGCTCCCGCCGCAGCCCCATTCAGCTGGGAAGTCAGGCCTGCCGCAGCGGCACCAGCCGGCCTGCGCCGTACTACACCGACCAGGTGCGTCTCGACCTGGAGCGGCTGCTGGGGCCGGATGTGGCGGCGGAGGGGAATTTTCTGGTGGAGACCCACCTTGATCCGCCGGTGCAGGCGGTGGTGGAGCGGGAGCTGCGCCGTCGACTGGCCGCGTCCGCCGCGCTGGGGGTGAGCGAGGGGGCTGTGGTGCTGCTGGACAGCCGCAGCGGTGGTGTGATCGCCATCGCCGGCGGGCGCGACTACCGCACCAGTCAGTACAACCGGGCCAGCCAGGCCCTGCGGCAGCCCGGCAGCACCTTCAAGCTCTTCACCTACCTGGCGGCGCTGCAGCGAGGGGCCAGGCCTGGCGATGCCATCAGCTGCAGTCCCCTGAGCTGGCGTGGTCAGTCCTTCTCCAGTGGCTGCGGCGGCAGCCTCAGCCTGCGTCAGGCCTTCGCCAGCAGCAGCAACACCGCCGCCCTGCGCCTGGCCCGGCGGGTGGGCCTGGAGGCGGTGGTGCAGCAAGCCCAGGATCTGGGCATCAGTTCCAACCTCAGTCCGGTGCCCGGCCTGACCCTCGGCCAGAGCGAGGTCCGGCTGATCGAGCTCACGGCCGCCTATGCGGCCGTGGCCAATGGCGGGGTGTGGCATGCCCCCAGCACCATCCGCCGCCTCACCGATGCCGAAACCTGCGCGGGCCTCGAGAGCGAGCGATGCCGCCAGTTGCGCAACAAGGGAGGTCAGCCGAACCGGGCCATCCAGCCGGGTCGCAGCGTGCTCAAGCCCGAGGTGGCCCGCAGCATGCAGGGGCTGCTCCAGGCCGTGGTGCGCTCCGGAACCGGCCGGGCGGCGTATCTCGGCGGCGACGAAGGGGGAAAGACCGGCACCACCAACGGGGCCCGGGATCTCCTGTTCATCGGTTCCGAGCCCAGTCGCCACTGGGTGATGGGCGTCTGGCTGGGCAACGATGACAACAGCCCCACCCGCAGCAGCAGCGCTCTGGCTGCCGGCCTCTGGGGAGACATCATGCGTCAGGCGACCCCGAGCCGTGGCACCCCCGCGGCGAAGCCCTGA
- a CDS encoding DUF697 domain-containing protein has translation MPRLRLWIWAAAALAVIVAVSLLLQAFNTLVWQLSYLLPPVLVGPLLLLLLGGGSVVLLRLAWPWLRAWRNPRKVPGPGNQPLPAPSSRQEAAGQQLRAIDPVLERVRDAVAREALRQERDRVEAELARGDLVLVVFGSGSAGKTSLIRALLQQVVGEVGAAMGSTSTCQTYRLRLKGLQRGLQLVDTPGILESGHDGLEREREARRQAARADLLLLVVDGDLRAAEFQVFEALAGLGKRLVLVLNKCDLRGEEEERRLLALLRQRCAGRIASEDVIPAAAAPQSIPRPGGRPLQPAPEVEALLRRLSEVLHQDGEELIADNILLQSQRLSDASRALLSRQRRQDGEAIVDRYMWIGAGVLVVNPLPVVDLLGTAAVNAQMVVELGRVYGVTLTREAGQDLALSVGRTLAGLGVIKGGLGLITTALSLNLPALVVSKAVQGVSAAWLTRIAGLSFLTYFEQGQDWGDGGLQEVVRRQYDLNRREGALRGFLEVALRRVVEPLQRRRDRQLPPRPGPRGEGAGGGPGRRAP, from the coding sequence ATGCCTCGCCTGCGTCTCTGGATCTGGGCGGCCGCGGCGCTGGCCGTGATCGTGGCCGTGTCGCTGCTGCTGCAGGCGTTCAACACCCTCGTGTGGCAGCTCAGCTACCTGCTGCCGCCGGTCCTGGTGGGTCCGCTGCTGCTGCTGCTGCTGGGCGGCGGCTCGGTGGTTCTGCTGCGCCTGGCCTGGCCCTGGCTGCGGGCCTGGCGCAACCCCAGGAAGGTCCCTGGCCCCGGCAACCAACCCCTCCCGGCCCCCAGCAGCCGCCAGGAGGCGGCCGGTCAGCAGCTGCGTGCCATCGATCCGGTGCTGGAGCGGGTCCGCGATGCGGTGGCCCGCGAAGCCCTCCGCCAGGAGCGCGACCGGGTGGAGGCGGAACTCGCCCGTGGCGATCTGGTGCTGGTGGTGTTCGGCAGTGGCTCGGCCGGGAAGACCTCCCTGATCCGCGCCCTGCTCCAGCAGGTGGTGGGAGAGGTGGGGGCCGCGATGGGCTCCACCTCCACCTGTCAGACCTACCGGTTACGTCTGAAGGGCCTGCAGAGGGGGCTGCAGCTGGTGGATACACCGGGAATTCTCGAATCGGGCCACGACGGACTGGAGCGTGAGCGTGAGGCCCGCAGACAGGCGGCCCGGGCCGATCTGCTGCTACTGGTGGTGGATGGCGATCTGAGGGCTGCGGAGTTTCAGGTGTTCGAGGCCCTCGCCGGCCTCGGGAAGCGCCTGGTGCTGGTGCTGAACAAATGTGATCTGCGCGGCGAGGAGGAGGAGCGGCGCCTTCTGGCCCTGCTGCGCCAGCGCTGTGCCGGCAGGATCGCCAGCGAGGACGTGATCCCCGCCGCCGCGGCGCCCCAGTCGATCCCCAGACCTGGCGGTCGGCCGCTGCAGCCTGCGCCGGAAGTGGAGGCCCTGCTGCGCCGTCTCTCCGAGGTGCTGCACCAGGACGGCGAGGAGCTGATCGCCGACAACATCCTGCTGCAGAGCCAGCGCCTCAGTGACGCCAGCCGCGCCCTGCTCTCGCGCCAGCGTCGCCAGGACGGGGAGGCCATTGTCGATCGCTACATGTGGATCGGCGCCGGCGTGCTGGTGGTGAACCCCCTGCCGGTGGTGGATCTGCTCGGTACCGCCGCCGTGAATGCCCAGATGGTGGTGGAGCTGGGCCGGGTGTACGGGGTGACCCTGACGCGGGAGGCGGGCCAGGATCTGGCCCTCTCCGTGGGCCGCACCCTGGCGGGCCTGGGGGTGATCAAGGGGGGGCTGGGACTGATCACCACAGCCCTGAGTCTGAACCTGCCGGCGTTGGTGGTCAGCAAGGCGGTGCAGGGAGTCAGTGCCGCCTGGCTGACGCGGATTGCAGGCCTCAGCTTTCTCACCTACTTCGAGCAGGGCCAGGACTGGGGCGATGGCGGGCTGCAGGAGGTGGTTCGACGCCAGTACGACCTCAATCGGCGGGAGGGGGCGTTGCGCGGCTTTCTGGAGGTGGCCCTGCGTCGGGTGGTGGAACCGCTGCAGCGCCGGCGGGACCGGCAGCTGCCACCACGCCCAGGGCCTCGGGGGGAGGGGGCTGGAGGGGGCCCCGGGCGTCGAGCACCGTGA
- a CDS encoding pyridoxal-dependent decarboxylase: MISPTALPLAVTPHQERALDPLPFASPDVFDADLEAFLQDASHQLCRWLGTAVSRPPLPGLSLLPSVEPETSGLGAERLLADLHLVMEGAYNPNHPGALAHLDPPPLSASMVGDLICAGLNNNLLAEELSPSLSRLERSLCGWLARQLGLGEHSGGVPASGGSLSNLMALVAARESRGLRGVPEAVVLCGLDSHTSLEKAAMVMGLPAAALQRLPLDGDGRLEPALVAERLESLSAAGIPVIALVATAGTTVRGAVDPLVDLASLCRRHGIWLHVDAAIGGVLGLSERHRDRVEGLGLADSITINPQKLLGITKTSSLLLLADPCALERSFATGLPYMELSREGGHGGECGLQGSRSAEILKLWLGLRQLGLNGIEAVIEGAIQRRRRLQQLLRGARDSGELILLSGPLHLLAFRPSRLEASGCEHWSQHCRQQLLAHDLMLSRPRYQGKHHLKAVLGNPHTQEEHLEQLASVVIQSLGTGEQE; this comes from the coding sequence ATGATCTCCCCGACCGCCTTGCCCTTGGCCGTCACGCCACACCAGGAGCGGGCGCTCGATCCCCTGCCCTTCGCCTCACCGGACGTCTTCGACGCGGATCTGGAGGCCTTTCTCCAGGACGCCTCCCATCAGCTCTGCCGCTGGCTGGGAACGGCCGTGAGCCGTCCCCCTCTGCCGGGTCTCAGCCTGCTGCCGTCGGTGGAACCTGAAACCTCGGGGCTGGGTGCCGAGAGGCTGCTCGCGGATCTGCACCTGGTGATGGAGGGGGCCTACAACCCGAACCATCCAGGCGCCCTGGCCCATCTCGATCCCCCGCCCCTGAGCGCCTCGATGGTGGGAGACCTGATCTGTGCGGGTCTGAACAACAACCTGCTGGCCGAGGAGCTCTCCCCCTCCCTCAGCCGGCTGGAGCGGAGCCTGTGCGGCTGGCTGGCCCGGCAGCTGGGCCTGGGGGAGCACTCCGGCGGGGTGCCCGCCAGCGGCGGCAGCCTCAGCAATCTGATGGCCCTCGTGGCGGCACGGGAGAGCCGCGGCCTTCGCGGGGTTCCCGAGGCCGTGGTGCTCTGTGGCCTCGACAGTCACACCTCGCTGGAGAAGGCCGCGATGGTGATGGGTCTGCCGGCGGCAGCCCTGCAGCGCCTGCCCCTCGATGGCGACGGCCGCCTCGAGCCGGCGCTGGTGGCTGAGCGCCTGGAGTCCCTCAGCGCCGCTGGGATCCCGGTGATCGCCCTGGTGGCCACCGCCGGCACCACCGTGCGCGGGGCCGTGGATCCCCTGGTGGACCTCGCCAGCCTCTGCCGCCGCCACGGCATCTGGCTGCACGTCGATGCGGCGATCGGTGGGGTCCTCGGCCTGAGTGAGCGCCACCGCGATCGGGTCGAGGGTCTGGGGCTGGCTGATTCGATCACGATCAACCCCCAGAAGCTGCTGGGAATCACCAAGACCTCCTCGTTGCTGCTGCTGGCCGATCCCTGCGCCCTGGAACGCAGTTTCGCCACGGGTCTGCCCTACATGGAGCTGAGCCGCGAAGGGGGGCATGGAGGCGAGTGTGGCCTGCAGGGCAGCCGCAGCGCCGAGATTCTCAAGCTGTGGCTGGGCCTGCGCCAGCTGGGCCTCAATGGCATCGAGGCCGTGATCGAAGGAGCGATTCAGCGCCGCCGCCGCCTGCAGCAGCTGTTGCGTGGGGCCCGGGACTCGGGCGAACTCATCCTCCTCAGCGGGCCCCTGCACCTGCTGGCCTTCCGTCCCAGCCGGCTCGAGGCCTCTGGCTGCGAGCACTGGTCTCAGCACTGCCGCCAGCAGCTGCTGGCCCACGACCTGATGCTCTCCCGGCCCCGCTACCAGGGGAAACATCACCTCAAGGCGGTTCTGGGCAATCCCCACACCCAGGAGGAGCATCTCGAGCAGCTCGCCTCGGTGGTCATCCAGTCGTTGGGAACCGGGGAGCAGGAGTGA